The genomic segment CTTCCCCCGAGGTAGGGCTTTGTGCTGATGCAGCTCATGTGCTCACTTCTGCTAGAGTGTGAGTGGCTGATGTGGGAGATCCTggctgggagtggggatgggggtgtcCTTGTGGGTGGGCTAGCTGGGGAGGGGCTCTCCTGCCAAGAGGATCACTTTCTTCCTGCCCTGGCCGGCTCAAAGCGGACGAGGACGAGGATAAGGAGGACGATTTCCGGGCCCCTCTGTACAAGAATGTGGACGTGCGGGGCATCCAGGTCCGCATGAAATGGTGCGCCACCTGCCACTTCTACCGCCCACCGCGCTGTTCCCACTGCAGCGTCTGTGACAACTGTGTGGAGGTgaccgcccaccccacccccctacactcacccccaccctcccaccccctggtGCCCTGACGCGCTGTTTCTGGCCAGGACTTCGATCACCACTGCCCCTGGGTCAACAACTGCATTGGGCGCCGCAACTACCGCTACTTCTTCCTGTTCCTGCTGTCTCTCAGCGCACACATGGTGGGTGTCGTCGCCTTTGGCCTGGTCTACGTGCTGAACCACGCAGAGGGACTGGGTGCCGCACACACCACCATCACGTATCCTTGGCCTGACCACAAGGCAGCATAGCGTAGGCTGGGCATGTGATTCACAGGGGAAGTCGAGGCTCCAAGAGTGGGTGGGCAGCCCAGGGGCTGGGTCATCTTCCCtgagtgggaggaagggaggggtgggtggtTTGTCCACAGGCACCTGCTCTGGGTCCTCGCCCACGGCCATTGGCCTTAACGGGCCAGCATGGCTGTCATGTGTGTGGCTGGCCTCTTCTTCATCCCTGTCATCGGCCTCACGGGCTTCCACGTGGTGCTGGTCACTCGGGGCCGCACCACCAATGAGCAGGTGCAGACCCTGGGGGGCcgtgccgggggtggggggatggacaTGGGATGGTCCCCACAGGCTGAAAGAGGAGCCTGGGCCACACAGGGACTGGAGGGTGTGGGTCAGGGCAGGGCCACGGGAGCATTGGCCACATGGCCTGTGCAGCCGGGGTGGGGGAAACTCTGGGCCTGGAGATCTTGGGTGGAGTTTGGGATGTGGGGTGTTACCTGCCCTGTTCCCTGCTCACTCCTACCTGTGGGCACTGCAGCCACCAGTGAACCAGAGGCCAGAAATTCCACAGCTGCGTGCAGGGGCAGGCCCTGGTGACCTGGTGGGGGTGTGCACCCTTCAGCTGACCCTGCCCCCTCGCTTCTGAGGAACCCCAACGTCCCTGCCTGTCCCCCTGCCCTCCTTGGCTGGCCCCTGGGTGGCCAGGCTGGCTGAGGGGTCCCATGTCCACAGGTGACGGGGAAGTTCCGTGGGGGCGTGAACCCCTTCACCCGCGGCTGCTATGGGAACGTGGAACATGTGCTGTGCAGCCCCCTGGCGCCCCGGTGAGGCCCGGACGGGTGTCCAGGGGGCCTCtgctgggttgggggggggcagacCCTCAGTCTGATCCACTTCTACTCTTGGCAGCTGGGGCCTTGCCCTTGGCATGTATTCAGGCCAGGTCATCCTGGCCACTGACCCCTTTGCCCCTGCTGCAGGTATGTGGTCGAGCCACCCCGACTGCCACTCGCCGTTCGCCTGAAGCCACCCTTCCTTCGGCCAGAGCTCCTGGAGCGAGCGGCACCGCTCAAGGTCAAGCTTAGTGACAATGGTCTGAAGGCTGGCCTGGGCCGCAGCAAGGTGGGGGCCCAAGGGTGAGGTAAGGGATGGGGTGAAGGTCAGACTCCTGGGGGCATGAAGCAGCCAGGTTGGAGGGGCCTAGAGCAGAGGGGAGAGCCAGTGGATTCTAGGGAAGGGTCTAGATTCTAGGCCCAGGAAAGCATTCCCAGTTAAGCCTTGCTCCTGGCCTATACCCTGCCCGACACTGACCACTCCCCTTCCCAGTCCAAGGGCAGCCTGGACCGGCTGGATGAGAAGCCGCTGGACCTAGGTCCGCCGTTGCCCCCCAAAGCAGAGGCCAGCACTTTTGGCAGTGACCTGCAGACCCCACGCCCCGGCAGTGCTGGTGAGGTGAAATCGCCAAATGGAGGGAGGGGCTTGGACGGATCCCAGCCTGACCACGGTTTATCTCCTCCAGAGAGTGCCCTGTCAGCGCATAGGACCAGCCCCCCAACACCTGCCATGTACAAGTTCCGGCCCACCTTTCCCACGGGTCCCAAGGCACCCTTCTGTGGGCCTGGTGAGCAGGTGAGGAGGCCTAGCCCTGCCCAGAGGTCCCAAGGCTCCACCCCAGGAGGACCTGCCTTCAGGAGGTCTCCCTGAGGCTCCCCAGGTAGATCCATGTGAGCCCCGATTCCCCTGAGTCCTCACGCTGGAAGACCCTGCCTGGTCACAGAGGGTGTGGGCACACCAGCTGAGGCTGGTGGAGGGGAGTAGAGTAGAGTGTCCTGGGAGGGGCTGGCGCAGGCAGtcacacccccacctccacccccacccccactcccactttAGCCAGCTGGCCTAGGCATGGTCCCCAGAAGCACTGTATGGTAGCCCGCGTGGAATTCTACCGTTAGTCACTCCTCTGGCTCTGGGGAAGACTTCAGAGAAATCTGGGATTATTTGAGGAAGCACACTTATTTTCTGCATTCACATGGAGTAGTGGACAGACCTTGTGCCCTAAGGTTCCCAGGTTGCCTACCTCTCTCCACCGGTGGCTGGGCCAGCACACCTAGACCAGCCCTCTCTTCAGGGAACCCCTTCCAGGACCAGTGTCTTACCTGACCTTGCCTAGGGCCTGCTGGTCTGGATAGTGAATCTGGCCTCCCTAACCAGTCTGGTGGCCCTTCTTGGGAGTGGTGGGCTTTAGATGGGGTTCTTCCTTCCTGGGATTGTCCCGGATCCCACGGAGAGTCTGACCAATTGGCCAAGTGCCCTGAGGCCACACATGTCCCCACCCAAGCACCTTCTGGGTTCTGAGGTTCCTCAGGCTCTTGTTCCAGGGCAAGCCCCTGTGCGTCGAATCATGGAGAATCCAGGAGACCTCTcctccctgttgctgtggctgccccctgggctggggggctcTGAGGGCACCGCCCTGGTGTCTGCAATGGTCTGCTCTGGCCTTGCACTGCCCCACCCTCAGCCATGGTGTGCCTGGGAGAGGGCCCTGGGTTGCTGGGGGTATCCAATCTCCAGAGGCTGCCCCACGTCCCCCACCCCGTCTCTGGGAGGTACTAGGCCTGTTCTGCTCCACACTGTCCTGCTTTCTTTTGTGGTGGACAGGGGTAGCAGGCTTCTGGGAATAGCTTGTTGGTTGTACCTGCCATCTCCTTTTGATGCCACCAGGATGGCAACTTCCAAGTGGGCACATGGCACCTGGTGATCAAGGAGGGCACGGTAGGTGGGCAGAGGTAGACATGCTCCATCGCTCCCTGCAGGTCACGGGAACTGACTCCCTGACGCTGGGGGATGACAGTATCCACAGCTTGGACTTCGCATCGGAGCCCAGCCTGGACCTCCCTGACTACCCACCTGGTGGCCTGCATGCAGCCTACCCGCCATCCCCACCCCTCAGTGCCGCTGACACATTTTCAGGCGCCTTACGCTCCCTGAGCCTCAAGGCCGCCAGCCGGCGGGGCGGGGACCACGTGGCCCTGCAGCCCCTGCGCTCTGAGGGTGGCCCCCCAACGCCCCACCGCGGCCTCTTTGCCCCCCACGCGCTGCCCAACCGCAACGGCAGCCTGTCCTATGACAGCCTGCTGAACCCTGGCTCACCCGGGGGCCATGCCTGCCCGGCGCACTCCTCAGCTGGTGTGCCGGGTTACCGCTCACCCTACCTGCACACGGGGGCAGTAGGTGATCCACCGCGGCCCCCGCCCCGCAGCTTCAGCCCTGTGCTGGGCCCGCGGCCACGGGAGCCCTCACCGGTGCGCTATGACAACCTGTCCAGGACCATCATGGCCTCCATCCAGGAGCGCAAGGACAGGGAGGAACGTGAGCGGCTGCTGCGCTCTCAGGCTGACTCCCTCTTTGGAGATTCGGGCGTCTACGATGCACCCAGCTCCTACAGCCTACAGCAGGCCAGTGTGCTGTCCGAGGGCCCCCGAGGCCCTGTGGTGCGCTTTGGCTCCAGAGACGACCTGGTGGCTGGGCCTGGCTTCGGGGGTGCCCGCAACCCTGCCCTGCAGGCGTCGCTCTCCTCACTGTCCAGCACCGTGAGCCGCGCTCCGCGGACCTCCTCATCCTCCTTGCAGGCAGACCTGGCCAACAGCAGTGCCCCGGGGGCCAGGCCTGCCAGTGGCTCACACAGGTCGCCCGCCCGCCAGGTCCCTCCGTCCCCGCCTGGCAC from the Phacochoerus africanus isolate WHEZ1 chromosome 15, ROS_Pafr_v1, whole genome shotgun sequence genome contains:
- the ZDHHC8 gene encoding palmitoyltransferase ZDHHC8 isoform X4, with translation MPRSPGTRLKPAKYIPVATAAALLVGSSTLFFVFTCPWLTRAVSPAVPVYNGILFLFVLANFSMATFMDPGVFPRADEDEDKEDDFRAPLYKNVDVRGIQVRMKWCATCHFYRPPRCSHCSVCDNCVEDFDHHCPWVNNCIGRRNYRYFFLFLLSLSAHMVGVVAFGLVYVLNHAEGLGAAHTTITMAVMCVAGLFFIPVIGLTGFHVVLVTRGRTTNEQVTGKFRGGVNPFTRGCYGNVEHVLCSPLAPRYVVEPPRLPLAVRLKPPFLRPELLERAAPLKVKLSDNGLKAGLGRSKVTGTDSLTLGDDSIHSLDFASEPSLDLPDYPPGGLHAAYPPSPPLSAADTFSGALRSLSLKAASRRGGDHVALQPLRSEGGPPTPHRGLFAPHALPNRNGSLSYDSLLNPGSPGGHACPAHSSAGVPGYRSPYLHTGAVGDPPRPPPRSFSPVLGPRPREPSPVRYDNLSRTIMASIQERKDREERERLLRSQADSLFGDSGVYDAPSSYSLQQASVLSEGPRGPVVRFGSRDDLVAGPGFGGARNPALQASLSSLSSTVSRAPRTSSSSLQADLANSSAPGARPASGSHRSPARQVPPSPPGTPRSPSYAGPKAVAFIHTDLPEPPPSLAVQRGRIGTCSRGWGRRGQPRVPPSLHLCHLGLPEDRPPLRAPWSPATGAPPRGAVCRLHSAASSLFPSLSGPQAGHQVGDSGAQEARLPRTLGCGVGSPLHQPHLD
- the ZDHHC8 gene encoding palmitoyltransferase ZDHHC8 isoform X1 translates to MPRSPGTRLKPAKYIPVATAAALLVGSSTLFFVFTCPWLTRAVSPAVPVYNGILFLFVLANFSMATFMDPGVFPRADEDEDKEDDFRAPLYKNVDVRGIQVRMKWCATCHFYRPPRCSHCSVCDNCVEDFDHHCPWVNNCIGRRNYRYFFLFLLSLSAHMVGVVAFGLVYVLNHAEGLGAAHTTITMAVMCVAGLFFIPVIGLTGFHVVLVTRGRTTNEQVTGKFRGGVNPFTRGCYGNVEHVLCSPLAPRYVVEPPRLPLAVRLKPPFLRPELLERAAPLKVKLSDNGLKAGLGRSKSKGSLDRLDEKPLDLGPPLPPKAEASTFGSDLQTPRPGSAESALSAHRTSPPTPAMYKFRPTFPTGPKAPFCGPGEQVTGTDSLTLGDDSIHSLDFASEPSLDLPDYPPGGLHAAYPPSPPLSAADTFSGALRSLSLKAASRRGGDHVALQPLRSEGGPPTPHRGLFAPHALPNRNGSLSYDSLLNPGSPGGHACPAHSSAGVPGYRSPYLHTGAVGDPPRPPPRSFSPVLGPRPREPSPVRYDNLSRTIMASIQERKDREERERLLRSQADSLFGDSGVYDAPSSYSLQQASVLSEGPRGPVVRFGSRDDLVAGPGFGGARNPALQASLSSLSSTVSRAPRTSSSSLQADLANSSAPGARPASGSHRSPARQVPPSPPGTPRSPSYAGPKAVAFIHTDLPEPPPSLAVQRGRIGTCSRGWGRRGQPRVPPSLHLCHLGLPEDRPPLRAPWSPATGAPPRGAVCRLHSAASSLFPSLSGPQAGHQVGDSGAQEARLPRTLGCGVGSPLHQPHLD
- the ZDHHC8 gene encoding palmitoyltransferase ZDHHC8 isoform X2, with protein sequence MPRSPGTRLKPAKYIPVATAAALLVGSSTLFFVFTCPWLTRAVSPAVPVYNGILFLFVLANFSMATFMDPGVFPRADEDEDKEDDFRAPLYKNVDVRGIQVRMKWCATCHFYRPPRCSHCSVCDNCVEDFDHHCPWVNNCIGRRNYRYFFLFLLSLSAHMVGVVAFGLVYVLNHAEGLGAAHTTITMAVMCVAGLFFIPVIGLTGFHVVLVTRGRTTNEQVTGKFRGGVNPFTRGCYGNVEHVLCSPLAPRYVVEPPRLPLAVRLKPPFLRPELLERAAPLKVKLSDNGLKAGLGRSKSKGSLDRLDEKPLDLGPPLPPKAEASTFGSDLQTPRPGSAESALSAHRTSPPTPAMYKFRPTFPTGPKAPFCGPGEQVTGTDSLTLGDDSIHSLDFASEPSLDLPDYPPGGLHAAYPPSPPLSAADTFSGALRSLSLKAASRRGGDHVALQPLRSEGGPPTPHRGLFAPHALPNRNGSLSYDSLLNPGSPGGHACPAHSSAGVPGYRSPYLHTGAVGDPPRPPPRSFSPVLGPRPREPSPVRYDNLSRTIMASIQERKDREERERLLRSQADSLFGDSGVYDAPSSYSLQQASVLSEGPRGPVVRFGSRDDLVAGPGFGGARNPALQASLSSLSSTVSRAPRTSSSSLQADLANSSAPGARPASGSHRSPARQVPPSPPGTPRSPSYAGPKAVAFIHTDLPEPPPSLAVQRDHPQLKTPPSKLNGQSPGLARLGPAAGPPGPSASPTRHTLVKKVSGVGGTTYEISV
- the ZDHHC8 gene encoding palmitoyltransferase ZDHHC8 isoform X3, which encodes MPRSPGTRLKPAKYIPVATAAALLVGSSTLFFVFTCPWLTRAVSPAVPVYNGILFLFVLANFSMATFMDPGVFPRADEDEDKEDDFRAPLYKNVDVRGIQVRMKWCATCHFYRPPRCSHCSVCDNCVEDFDHHCPWVNNCIGRRNYRYFFLFLLSLSAHMVGVVAFGLVYVLNHAEGLGAAHTTITMAVMCVAGLFFIPVIGLTGFHVVLVTRGRTTNEQVTGKFRGGVNPFTRGCYGNVEHVLCSPLAPRYVVEPPRLPLAVRLKPPFLRPELLERAAPLKVKLSDNGLKAGLGRSKSKGSLDRLDEKPLDLGPPLPPKAEASTFGSDLQTPRPGSAESALSAHRTSPPTPAMYKFRPTFPTGPKAPFCGPGEQVTGTDSLTLGDDSIHSLDFASEPSLDLPDYPPGGLHAAYPPSPPLSAADTFSGALRSLSLKAASRRGGDHVALQPLRSEGGPPTPHRGLFAPHALPNRNGSLSYDSLLNPGSPGGHACPAHSSAGVPGYRSPYLHTGAVGDPPRPPPRSFSPVLGPRPREPSPVRYDNLSRTIMASIQERKDREERERLLRSQADSLFGDSGVYDAPSSYSLQQASVLSEGPRGPVVRFGSRDDLVAGPGFGGARNPALQASLSSLSSTVSRAPRTSSSSLQADLANSSAPGARPASGSHRSPARQVPPSPPGTPRSPSYAGPKAVAFIHTDLPEPPPSLAVQRASPEACSWASPALLQGVQARLAGTPLRDCSGF